In the genome of Haloferax mediterranei ATCC 33500, one region contains:
- a CDS encoding ferredoxin, whose translation MFEIEIDRAACDGIFACLTRDERFVEDEMGLATIDADAAGVVEVARDDEKDRVVATVEGDIEDANLAARACPPGAITVREGET comes from the coding sequence ATGTTCGAAATCGAAATCGACAGAGCGGCCTGCGACGGCATCTTCGCGTGTCTCACCCGCGACGAGCGATTCGTCGAAGACGAGATGGGACTCGCAACGATTGATGCGGACGCAGCGGGCGTGGTCGAGGTTGCGCGTGACGACGAGAAAGACAGAGTCGTTGCGACCGTCGAAGGCGACATCGAGGATGCGAACCTTGCGGCGCGAGCGTGTCCACCCGGCGCGATTACGGTTCGGGAGGGAGAGACATGA
- the cobJ gene encoding precorrin-3B C(17)-methyltransferase — MSETDTETESKCGGTTTDSTEETKETTSKCGGKSSKSAEPTESTDSSSSKCGGSSKSKSSSSSGCGSSKKKQTDEKVEATVDDFDGEPGQLVAVGLGPGRPSEMTSLAKETLRDAEHIVGYTTYVELLPDDIVEGAEDIYSTPMCGEVSRTEEAIDRTLAGNDVAIVGSGDPNVYALAGLALEILESKGATADMVDFDVVAGVPAAQSCAARLGAPLVNDTVTISLSDHLTSMPTIESRLHSAAKEGFTIVIYNPWSRKRRSNYEKCCEILLEHRDPETPVGIVHGAGREDERVEIVELQDLLELGETDLVDMTTTLLVGNEETYVWDDRMVTPRGYEQKYEY; from the coding sequence ATGAGCGAAACAGACACAGAGACCGAATCGAAGTGCGGCGGAACGACGACTGACTCGACCGAAGAGACGAAGGAAACGACCTCGAAATGCGGCGGGAAGTCGAGCAAATCGGCTGAGCCAACTGAATCGACCGACTCCTCATCCTCGAAGTGCGGCGGTTCCTCCAAATCCAAGTCCTCGTCGAGTTCCGGATGCGGAAGTTCGAAGAAAAAACAGACCGACGAGAAGGTCGAGGCGACCGTCGACGACTTCGACGGCGAACCGGGCCAACTCGTCGCAGTCGGTCTCGGACCGGGTCGCCCGAGCGAGATGACGTCGCTGGCGAAAGAAACGCTCCGAGATGCTGAGCACATCGTCGGCTACACGACCTACGTCGAACTTCTCCCCGACGACATCGTGGAAGGTGCCGAGGACATCTACTCGACGCCGATGTGCGGTGAAGTCTCCCGAACCGAAGAGGCAATCGACCGGACGCTCGCCGGAAACGACGTCGCAATCGTCGGCAGCGGCGACCCGAACGTCTACGCGCTGGCCGGACTCGCGCTCGAAATCCTCGAATCGAAGGGCGCGACCGCTGACATGGTCGACTTCGACGTTGTTGCCGGCGTTCCCGCCGCGCAGTCGTGTGCTGCGCGACTGGGCGCGCCCCTAGTGAACGACACGGTTACCATCAGCCTCTCGGACCACCTGACCTCGATGCCGACAATCGAGTCGCGTCTGCACTCGGCCGCGAAAGAGGGCTTCACCATCGTTATCTACAACCCGTGGAGCCGAAAGCGGCGGTCGAACTACGAGAAGTGTTGCGAGATTCTGCTCGAACACCGCGACCCAGAGACGCCGGTCGGCATCGTCCACGGCGCGGGTCGTGAGGACGAACGAGTGGAAATCGTCGAACTACAGGACCTGCTCGAACTCGGTGAGACGGACCTCGTGGACATGACGACGACGCTGCTCGTCGGCAACGAGGAGACGTACGTGTGGGACGACCGCATGGTGACGCCCCGCGGCTACGAACAGAAATACGAGTACTGA